From the Colletotrichum lupini chromosome 1, complete sequence genome, the window GCACGGCCTCATGTCCGGCGGGGCGGAAGCGAACCTCGACCTAGGCCTCAAAGTCAATCTCGATTCCGTCCGAGCCGTCCTCGATCACCTCCGGAATGATTACCCCGGCACCACGGTCGTCTTTACTAGTTCGTGCGCAGTCTACGGCCCGCGTCAGCCTGTTATCGAGAGCGAGACTGTCCCGAAGCCGCGGACATCGTACGGCACCGAGAAGCTTATTATCGAGTTGCTAGTGGAGGACTTCTCGCGGCGTGGGCTCATCGACGGCCGCATTGTGCGACTTCCTACAGTCACAGTGCGACCTGGCGCGCCTTCTGCTGCGGCATCGAGTTTCGCGTCAGGTATTGTTCGTGAGACTCTGAAGGGCATCAAAAATGTGTTGCCTGTTAGCCGTGATCTCGAAGTCTGGGTCTGTAGCCCCGCTACGGTGGTGAAGAACCTTGTCAAGGTCAAGGATGTGCCGAAAGAGAAGTTTGGGGAATCGAGagtcgttaacttacctGGTATCACCGTTACGGTGCAGGAGATTCTTGATGCGGTAGAGAAGGTTGGTGGCAAAGAATCATTGGCACTCATCGAAGAAAAGAAGGATGCCGCCATCTTGGCTATTGTAGAGACATGGGCTGCTCGGTTTGATGTGAGCAGGGCGTATGGCTTGGGTCTGGAACCTGATGGTACGATTTTGGAGGCCGTTGAGGCATTTGCGAAGACTCTTCAGGCATAATCTCCCCATAGAGCGACCAACCTAATAATCATGCAATCAACCATTACCTTCCCAACTCTAATCCGCATGATGCTCGTGTGCGACTCTATCGGCTATCCTAGTCATTGGCAAAGTGCTAACAAGTACTTTGAGTGCCTAAATGTATCACGCCATACGGTTTGAAGACATAAGAAGTGTCATGATTTGCTCCACTTGCCTCAGTGGTTTCAAACTACATCGACCCAATCCTCAGTTTCCTCAACATCTTGCTACCATTCGCATCTCACGGTTATGATCATGAAAGGACTGATGTATTATTGCCATGGTATCTATGCTGGCCTGTTCACAGCCTAGAGCTTTGATCTTGGCCTTCTCACAGGCTTCTTTTGCCGCGCTCTATGCTCAGAAACTACCAAATGGTCAATATCTAGAGTGTTCACCATCGCGGGCGCAGCTTGACTGAGGCTGGTAATGCCACAAAGTCTCATCGAAGTCTCTAACTCGTCTTTCAGAACTAATGCGCGTTCAATGGTCAGCTTATACCCGAATAGATCAGATGACAAGCAACGAGGACTTACTTTGAGAGAGATGCTCTACACCATCTTGACCATACACGAGAGAGTACAAGAACGGTCGCCCGATGCCCACAGCTGTAGCTCCGAGGGCGATTGCTTTGAGGATATCCGAGCCGCGCTCGAAACCGCCATCGATGTAGACTTCGAGCTTCTCGAAAATTTCGGGACACTGTTCTCGGAGCTCTAGCAGAACTAGGATAGAGGCTTGCGATCTTTTGTCCAACCATTGTCAGTGTGTCTGCCCATCTCCAGTGATAGCTCGAGATTCAAAACTTACCCATCCAGAGATCGACCACCATGGTTGCTCAGGAAGACTGCTTCAACCCCGTACTCAACCGCTAACCTGACATCATCGGCAGTTTGAACACCCTTGAGGACGATTGGTACTCCGCTAGCCTCTCTGATCCAGGTTAGATCCTCCCATGTAATCGACTTGTCGATGTATTGCGCCATTAAGCGGCCGAGTCCGCTGCCTTTCTTGTCCTTGCTACTTTCAGCGCCGCTAATGGCTGCTCGGATCGTTCCTGCTTGAGCTGCACGCTCGTCTGCCTCTCTCTTTCCAGGGACGGGGGCATCGACGGTCACGAAGATTGCTTTTATGCCCAGTGCACGTGCCGATCGGAGGATCTCGATCGTCTTGTGACGTTCTGAGTTGATGTAAAGctggaagaagaagggctGTGACGGCGGCGCGGCGGATACGATAGACTTAAGGGTGTAGGATGCATTGCTCGAAATCTAATGCCCTTGATTAGCTGCGGCACCTATCGGCTGCTTTCTGTTGGATACTCACACATTGAATAATTCCTTCATTTGCTGCACCGCGACTGAGAGCCAGCTCGCCATCTGGATGCACAAGCTTTGCCATCGCGGCAGGCGAGATGAAGAACGGGGCCGAGCTTTCGAATCCAAGAATGTTCGTCTTCATATCAATATGCGAGACATTTCTTAGAATCCTTGGCCGGATCATAATTCTTCTTGTGAGTTGCTTATTGTTTCGGTGTGTGATCAGATCGGTAGCCGCAGATGAGTAGAAGGCCCATGTCTTTGGCGTCAGCGCTTTCGAGGCCACAACTTCTAGATCTGGCGCACCGATAATGGACTCTAGAGGCGGGATGGTGTCTTCGTCGGCAGAAGAGTGCTTCGAAGTCTCGGCGGGGGCAGATAATGTGCCGTTAACACCCTCTGGTTGCGATGCTGCTGCAGGCACGTCTGGAGTGGCATCTTTCAGTATGCCGATGAACTTCTCGTCTGGTAGCTCCTCCAGGATATCTGGTGCGTGGACTTCATCGAATATCTTTGTGGCATTTGAGCCAGCGCACTTTAGAAGAACTGACAAGTGCTCATTCGTCAGTTTCCCAAAGACCTAGACTAGCAGGTTGTGCCAGACTCACCCGACGGACCTCCCGGATGCTCGTTGATGAAGTCTGTGATATCCCAGACTTTGGAGTGTACTGCTATCCAGCAGTCCGACTTGGTGTTGTGCTTGCTGAGATCAGTCACACTTATCGTGGCTCTCTCACTCTCCTCTGGCTTTGTCGTCATTGTGTTTCGAAAATTGCTGGCATTCGGACTCGCTTCTCGCCGGTTTACAAACACATTCCGAAAGTCTACTAGTAACAAGGCGCCTGAGATCCCTTTTGCGAGAGGGTGTTTGGTCAAGTACGTTGAAAATGGTGTAGCCTGATGTTTAGATCCCATTTACCAATTCCCAAAGTTGCCACAGCCACCGTCAAACCCTATTAACCTCTACACCGCGTTTGTCTGAGACCTAATGGCATCTCGGATCGCCTCACAGATCGCGACATCCCCGTCATTCCGGCCGGTGCTTTGCCACCCCTGTAAGCTCCGCACGCTCGTTCCCCATGTTTCGGCATTCTCGCCGATGTGGATAGCGGGTAAGCGACCATCGCCGGGAGGATTTGATTCTCGCTCGTAACCACATGACTTCTTACGAATCCTCAAACATGTTCGCTACTACTGGTCCACTGGATGAAGGTTTTCCATGCAGGTAGGAAAGAGCAAGCTGGTTGCGTGATCGGAGCAGAAGCCGTGTGGGATGTGATTCTTCGCCATAAGCTGGCCGAGGAAGTCTCTCCGCGACTATCTCCGCATCTCAGAATTGGAGTCGAATATTAGGAGGGGTTGATTTTCCCGACCAAAAGTGAAGTGGCACGCATCCCACTCCTCATACTCAATTACGTCCCAAGATCACGAGTATCATCTTTCTGCTGGATCTAGCTTGTGTTGTATCATTTCCTTCTCCTCACGCTTGCAAACACCTTCACAATGCCTTCCAGCACCATCGCACCCAAGTCAAAGCCCCTCCCGCCAGGGGTCTACACCCCCGTTGTCACAATCTACAAAGCCGGCGATCCTCTGCAACCCGTAGACCATGACGCACTTTACAAGCAATGTCAAGCCTTAGTCCGCGCTGGTATGCACGGTCTCGTCTACCTCGGGACCAACGGCGAACTCGTTCTTCTGACAGCAGACGAGCGCAAGGCTATTCTCCAAACAGCGGTGCGCGCTGTCAAAGACCTTGGAAAGCCTGACTACCCTATTGTAGCTGGCATATCTGCAGAATCTACCCGCGAAGCCGTCCTCAACGCCAAAGATGCCGGCGCAGCAGGCGCAAGCTTTGGACTTTTGCTCCCGCCCAGTTACTGGGCTAAAGCCCTATCAAGTGACGCGATATTGGGATTTTACCGAGATGTTGCGGATAACTCTCCTATTCCGATTGTCATCTACAATTTCCCTGGCGTCACGTCTGGCGTGGATCTCGATTCCGACCAGATTACTGCTCTCGCGTCGCATCCCAACATCGTGGCTGTGAAGCTGACCTGCGGTAACGTCGGCAAGGTGACTCGCTTGACCAGCAAGTTTACACATGAGCAATTTGGTGTTTTTGGTGGCAGCAGCGACTACCTTCTTCCAACGCTACAGGCTGGAGGAAGTGGCTGCGTAACGGGCATGGGAAACATCTTTCCCGGTTCAACGTCAGCAGTGTACGACCTGTGGAAGGATGGGAAGGCTGATGAGTCCCTGAAACTGCAATATGATGTGGCAAACGCGGAATGGGCTTGTAAGAAGGGTATTGCCTTGACAAAATACGGTGCCTGGCACTTCTTTGGTCGCGATATCGGGCTCACCGACGAGTCATCGTGGGAGATGAGGCGGCCGTATCTTCCACTCGGTGACGCAACTAAGATATGGGCTTTAGAAACACTTGGTGTACTCGGAGAGACGG encodes:
- a CDS encoding NAD dependent epimerase/dehydratase → MLNEILVTGAAGFVGQALVSALIKSDLSATLTITDVIEPPIPADVAGESNKINSLKADLTDPAAVSSLLSRQFSAVYLLHGLMSGGAEANLDLGLKVNLDSVRAVLDHLRNDYPGTTVVFTSSCAVYGPRQPVIESETVPKPRTSYGTEKLIIELLVEDFSRRGLIDGRIVRLPTVTVRPGAPSAAASSFASGIVRETLKGIKNVLPVSRDLEVWVCSPATVVKNLVKVKDVPKEKFGESRVVNLPGITVTVQEILDAVEKVGGKESLALIEEKKDAAILAIVETWAARFDVSRAYGLGLEPDGTILEAVEAFAKTLQA
- a CDS encoding cytochrome b2, with translation MTTKPEESERATISVTDLSKHNTKSDCWIAVHSKVWDITDFINEHPGGPSVLLKCAGSNATKIFDEVHAPDILEELPDEKFIGILKDATPDVPAAASQPEGVNGTLSAPAETSKHSSADEDTIPPLESIIGAPDLEVVASKALTPKTWAFYSSAATDLITHRNNKQLTRRIMIRPRILRNVSHIDMKTNILGFESSAPFFISPAAMAKLVHPDGELALSRGAANEGIIQCISSNASYTLKSIVSAAPPSQPFFFQLYINSERHKTIEILRSARALGIKAIFVTVDAPVPGKREADERAAQAGTIRAAISGAESSKDKKGSGLGRLMAQYIDKSITWEDLTWIREASGVPIVLKGVQTADDVRLAVEYGVEAVFLSNHGGRSLDGSQASILVLLELREQCPEIFEKLEVYIDGGFERGSDILKAIALGATAVGIGRPFLYSLVYGQDGVEHLSQILKDELETSMRLCGITSLSQAAPAMVNTLDIDHLVVSEHRARQKKPVRRPRSKL
- a CDS encoding dihydrodipicolinate synthase, with the protein product MPSSTIAPKSKPLPPGVYTPVVTIYKAGDPLQPVDHDALYKQCQALVRAGMHGLVYLGTNGELVLLTADERKAILQTAVRAVKDLGKPDYPIVAGISAESTREAVLNAKDAGAAGASFGLLLPPSYWAKALSSDAILGFYRDVADNSPIPIVIYNFPGVTSGVDLDSDQITALASHPNIVAVKLTCGNVGKVTRLTSKFTHEQFGVFGGSSDYLLPTLQAGGSGCVTGMGNIFPGSTSAVYDLWKDGKADESLKLQYDVANAEWACKKGIALTKYGAWHFFGRDIGLTDESSWEMRRPYLPLGDATKIWALETLGVLGETEKQRSWSK